One Roseomonas gilardii subsp. gilardii genomic region harbors:
- a CDS encoding C45 family autoproteolytic acyltransferase/hydolase produces the protein MPEAFPLIDVSGDPGERGRQYGRQAEARIRKGIGHYGAQLRRLGLGAAQVRDLVRLYLPIIEDFDESYIPEMRGIAEGAGLSFEEVLLLNARTEILKLAEKPALRAQLAACADGCTAVAVMPGATADGAMIHAQNWDWKAECAETAVVLRIRREDGPDILTFTEAGGLARSGMNSAGIAITANYLMSDRDYREAGVPLALIRRKVLQQEYLAHAMRAVYATGKSASNNMMVSHSGGICIDFECAPDETFQLHPENGLLVHANHFASAVALSKLKDLGLQGFGDSLYRDLRVRDLLRPHLGRVTVEHVKAALADDYQTPFSVCRPIRPNADDNLTATVATVVMRPAAGTMEVAPLPAHGSAFTRYALARDEAATRAAAE, from the coding sequence ATGCCCGAAGCCTTCCCCCTGATCGACGTCTCCGGCGACCCCGGGGAGCGCGGGCGGCAATACGGCCGGCAGGCCGAGGCCCGCATCCGCAAGGGCATCGGCCATTACGGCGCGCAGTTGCGGCGCCTGGGCCTCGGGGCGGCGCAGGTCCGCGACCTCGTGCGGCTCTACCTGCCGATCATCGAGGACTTCGACGAGAGCTACATCCCGGAGATGCGGGGCATCGCCGAGGGTGCCGGCCTGTCCTTCGAGGAGGTGCTGCTGCTGAACGCGCGCACCGAGATCCTGAAACTGGCCGAGAAGCCCGCGCTGCGGGCGCAGCTCGCCGCCTGCGCCGATGGCTGCACCGCCGTCGCGGTCATGCCCGGCGCCACGGCGGATGGCGCGATGATCCATGCGCAGAACTGGGACTGGAAGGCGGAATGCGCGGAGACCGCCGTGGTGCTGCGCATCCGGCGGGAGGACGGGCCGGACATCCTGACCTTCACCGAGGCGGGTGGGCTGGCGCGCTCGGGCATGAATTCCGCCGGCATCGCGATCACCGCCAACTACCTGATGTCGGACCGCGACTATCGGGAGGCCGGCGTGCCGCTGGCGCTGATCCGCCGCAAGGTGCTGCAGCAGGAATACCTCGCCCATGCCATGCGCGCGGTCTATGCGACCGGCAAATCGGCCTCCAACAACATGATGGTCAGCCATTCGGGCGGCATCTGCATCGATTTCGAATGCGCGCCGGACGAGACCTTCCAGCTCCATCCCGAGAACGGGCTGCTGGTCCATGCCAACCACTTCGCCAGCGCGGTGGCGCTGTCGAAGCTGAAGGATCTCGGCCTGCAGGGCTTCGGCGACAGCCTCTACCGCGACCTGCGGGTGCGCGACCTGCTGCGACCGCATCTGGGGCGTGTCACCGTGGAGCATGTGAAGGCCGCCCTGGCCGATGACTACCAAACGCCTTTCTCGGTCTGCCGCCCGATCCGCCCCAATGCCGATGACAACCTGACCGCCACGGTCGCGACGGTGGTGATGCGGCCCGCCGCGGGGACGATGGAGGTGGCGCCGCTGCCGGCGCATGGCAGCGCCTTCACCCGCTACGCGCTGGCCCGCGACGAGGCCGCCACGCGGGCGGCGGCCGAGTAG
- a CDS encoding amidase: MSWDEWAKHDAVALADRVRAGEVTAAELAAQAAAGIARVNPALSAVVEIFEDLVAEPFRDGTAPDGPFAGVPYLMKDLGPTLKGRLQEMGSRLMRGNRAQADSFLAAQIRRAGLNIMGRTTTPEFGCCSSAENPAVYVTRNPWDTGYTTNGSSAGTAAAVAAGVLPISHATDGGGSIRIPAGATGNIGLKPSRGVFSIAPYASDLTGLVSIQGCQSRTVRDTALFVDSCRGGAPGEFMPYWKAEEPYSALIRRDPKPLRIALSHDWGDYRAVPHFVAELERVGRLLESLGHHVEWALPRVDFRAAFAAQTTCYISNFAQTVNNLIAPLGHERPPADLVEPVNIRIWEAGINTSFTERARMQAVFNSTSRAFGEFLEEWDIILTPITALPTPVIGTTEYLTISDNPDVHDWFGNLWRNFAYTPLSNLCGIPAISLPLAWQESGLPLGIQAQTRQAGDGLLLQLAAQIERAIGGRWNDGKRPGVHVTAG, from the coding sequence ATGAGCTGGGACGAGTGGGCCAAGCATGACGCGGTGGCGCTGGCCGACCGTGTCCGGGCCGGGGAGGTCACGGCCGCCGAGCTCGCCGCCCAGGCCGCCGCCGGCATCGCCCGGGTCAACCCGGCACTCAGCGCCGTGGTCGAGATCTTCGAGGATCTGGTCGCCGAGCCTTTCCGGGACGGCACCGCCCCGGACGGCCCTTTCGCCGGCGTGCCCTATCTGATGAAGGATCTCGGCCCCACCCTGAAGGGCCGGCTGCAGGAGATGGGCTCGCGCCTCATGCGCGGGAACCGGGCACAGGCGGACAGCTTCCTCGCCGCCCAGATCCGGCGGGCCGGGCTGAACATCATGGGGCGCACCACGACTCCGGAATTCGGCTGCTGCTCCTCCGCCGAGAACCCGGCGGTGTATGTGACGCGCAACCCCTGGGACACGGGCTACACCACCAACGGCTCCTCCGCCGGCACGGCGGCGGCGGTGGCGGCGGGCGTGCTGCCGATCTCCCATGCCACGGATGGCGGCGGCTCGATCCGCATCCCCGCGGGCGCCACGGGCAATATCGGGCTGAAGCCCTCGCGCGGTGTCTTTTCCATCGCGCCCTATGCCTCGGACCTGACCGGTCTCGTCTCCATCCAGGGCTGCCAGAGCCGCACCGTGCGCGACACGGCGCTTTTCGTGGATTCCTGCCGCGGCGGCGCGCCGGGCGAGTTCATGCCCTACTGGAAGGCCGAGGAGCCCTATTCGGCGCTGATCCGGCGCGACCCGAAGCCGCTGCGCATCGCGCTGTCGCATGACTGGGGCGACTACCGCGCCGTGCCGCATTTCGTGGCGGAGCTGGAGCGCGTGGGCCGGCTGCTGGAAAGCCTGGGCCACCATGTCGAATGGGCACTGCCCCGGGTGGATTTCCGCGCCGCCTTCGCCGCGCAGACCACCTGCTACATCAGCAACTTCGCCCAGACGGTGAACAACCTGATCGCGCCGCTGGGCCATGAGCGCCCGCCGGCGGATCTGGTGGAGCCGGTCAACATCCGCATCTGGGAGGCAGGGATCAACACCAGCTTCACCGAGCGGGCGCGGATGCAGGCGGTGTTCAACAGCACCTCCCGCGCCTTCGGGGAGTTCCTCGAGGAATGGGACATCATCCTCACCCCGATCACCGCCCTGCCGACACCGGTGATCGGCACCACCGAATACCTGACCATCAGCGACAATCCGGATGTCCATGACTGGTTCGGCAATCTGTGGCGCAACTTCGCCTATACGCCGCTGTCCAACCTCTGCGGCATCCCGGCCATCTCCCTGCCCCTCGCCTGGCAGGAAAGCGGCTTGCCGCTCGGCATCCAGGCGCAGACGCGGCAGGCGGGCGACGGGCTGCTGCTGCAACTGGCGGCGCAGATCGAGCGCGCCATCGGGGGCCGCTGGAACGACGGGAAGCGCCCCGGCGTGCATGTGACGGCGGGTTGA
- a CDS encoding MFS transporter, giving the protein MPQAAKPWHVVMACFLGWTIDAFDFFILVFVVSDVAREFGTSITTITWALTLTLGLRPVGALVFGRLADRYGRKPVLMANILSFSLLAVATGFAPNLTVFLLVRALFGIAMGGEWGIGASLTMESIPARWRGAVSGILQSGYSSGYLLAALLYGIGYSTLGWRGLFLAAVVPALLVLYIRRAVPESPAWERQRQAGGAATRISLGQSLRRHRRLYLYAIVLMTAAATFSHGTQDLYPVFLREQHHLGAREISILAVIFNIGAILGSLCGGSLSQVIGRRRQLALASGLALLLLPFWASASGVVALGATAFLMQFLVQCTFGVMPAHLNEISPPEARATFPGFTYQFGNMLAAGNATVQAALAASFGGNYGLGLGIVVAVGAVAFCLLALSGVEAKETDMSIDPALPPEADSAPVRPMGQPASPRLV; this is encoded by the coding sequence ATGCCTCAGGCAGCCAAGCCCTGGCACGTCGTCATGGCCTGTTTTCTGGGCTGGACCATCGATGCCTTCGACTTCTTCATCCTGGTTTTCGTGGTGAGCGACGTCGCCCGGGAATTCGGCACCTCCATCACTACCATCACCTGGGCGCTCACCCTGACCCTCGGCCTGCGGCCCGTCGGCGCCCTGGTCTTCGGCCGCCTGGCCGACCGCTATGGCCGCAAGCCGGTGCTGATGGCGAATATCCTCAGCTTCTCGCTCCTCGCCGTGGCCACCGGCTTCGCGCCGAACCTGACGGTCTTCCTGCTGGTGCGCGCGCTCTTCGGCATCGCCATGGGCGGCGAATGGGGCATCGGCGCCTCCCTCACCATGGAAAGCATCCCGGCCCGCTGGCGCGGCGCCGTCTCCGGCATCCTCCAGTCCGGCTACTCCTCCGGCTACCTGCTGGCGGCGCTGCTCTACGGCATCGGCTATTCGACGCTTGGCTGGCGGGGCCTCTTCCTGGCCGCCGTCGTGCCGGCCCTGCTGGTGCTCTACATCCGCCGCGCCGTGCCGGAGAGCCCGGCCTGGGAGCGGCAGCGCCAGGCCGGCGGGGCCGCGACGCGCATCTCCCTCGGCCAGTCGCTGCGCCGTCACCGGCGCCTCTACCTCTATGCCATCGTGCTGATGACGGCCGCGGCCACCTTCAGCCATGGCACGCAGGACCTCTACCCCGTCTTCCTGCGGGAGCAGCACCACCTGGGCGCGCGGGAGATCTCGATCCTGGCGGTGATCTTCAACATCGGCGCCATCCTGGGCAGCCTGTGCGGCGGCTCGCTCTCGCAGGTCATCGGGCGCCGCCGCCAGCTCGCCCTGGCCAGCGGGCTGGCGCTGCTGCTGCTACCCTTCTGGGCCAGCGCCTCCGGCGTGGTGGCGCTCGGCGCCACGGCCTTCCTGATGCAGTTCCTGGTCCAGTGCACCTTCGGCGTGATGCCCGCCCATCTGAACGAGATCTCGCCGCCCGAGGCCCGCGCGACCTTCCCCGGCTTCACCTATCAGTTCGGCAACATGCTCGCGGCGGGCAACGCGACGGTGCAGGCCGCGCTCGCGGCATCCTTCGGCGGGAATTACGGGCTGGGGCTGGGCATCGTCGTGGCGGTCGGCGCCGTGGCCTTCTGCCTGCTGGCGCTGTCCGGCGTGGAGGCGAAGGAGACCGACATGTCGATCGATCCCGCCCTGCCGCCGGAAGCGGACTCCGCCCCGGTCCGGCCCATGGGGCAGCCGGCCTCGCCGCGACTGGTCTGA
- a CDS encoding amidase, translated as MTEPCDLSAVEARALIGAKKLSATELLESCIARIEAVDHAVNAMVARDDDRARAAAKEADAAVARGDALPALHGLPIGVKDLEDVAGLRTTYGSTLFRDHVPEKDQLIVAHTRKAGAIVLGKTNTPEWGAGANTRNAVYGATGNPFDTSRSAAGSSGGSGVALACGMVPIATGSDTGGSLRNPAAYNGIVGFRPTPGLVPNEKKPLGWAALGVLGPMARTVPDLCLLLSTMVGDDAGDPLATTIEGRQVRRPEDFAVPGAVDLASLRVALTPDFGFAPTEKHIRAVFAEKTGLFRHVFARAEDTTPDCAGADESFEVLRALSFLAGFHEKVRDTPDQVGPNVRANVEEGLGYSALDVSRAMKLQTAMYRSWQGFFEKHDVVLAPAVTLSPRPWTELYPAEIDGKPTRTYFHWLALAYAPTLVGHPAISLPVGLDHNGMPFGLQIVGPRGGDAKVLAVAAALERLLAGDPRTARPVPDLAKLKAAAPLRESPGFMGFG; from the coding sequence ATGACCGAACCCTGCGATCTCTCCGCCGTCGAGGCACGCGCGCTGATCGGCGCGAAGAAGCTCTCCGCCACCGAACTGCTGGAAAGCTGCATCGCCCGCATCGAGGCGGTGGATCACGCGGTGAACGCCATGGTGGCGCGCGACGACGACCGCGCGCGTGCGGCGGCGAAGGAGGCCGATGCGGCGGTGGCGCGCGGCGATGCGCTGCCGGCCCTGCACGGCCTGCCGATCGGCGTGAAGGACCTGGAGGATGTGGCCGGGCTGCGCACCACCTATGGCAGCACGCTGTTCCGCGACCATGTGCCGGAGAAGGACCAGTTGATCGTCGCCCATACCCGTAAGGCGGGGGCGATCGTGCTCGGCAAGACCAACACGCCGGAATGGGGCGCCGGCGCCAATACCCGCAACGCCGTCTATGGCGCGACGGGCAATCCCTTCGACACCTCGCGTTCGGCGGCGGGCTCCTCCGGCGGTTCGGGCGTGGCGCTGGCCTGCGGCATGGTGCCCATCGCCACCGGCTCCGACACCGGCGGCTCGCTCCGCAACCCGGCGGCCTATAACGGCATCGTCGGCTTCCGTCCGACGCCCGGCCTGGTGCCGAACGAGAAGAAGCCGCTGGGCTGGGCCGCGCTGGGCGTGCTCGGCCCGATGGCGCGCACCGTGCCGGATCTCTGCCTGCTGCTCTCCACCATGGTCGGCGACGATGCCGGCGACCCGCTGGCCACCACCATCGAGGGCCGGCAGGTGCGCCGCCCGGAGGATTTCGCCGTGCCGGGGGCGGTGGACCTCGCCTCGCTGCGCGTCGCGCTGACGCCGGATTTCGGCTTCGCCCCGACCGAGAAGCACATCCGCGCGGTCTTCGCCGAGAAGACCGGCCTGTTCCGCCATGTCTTCGCCCGGGCGGAGGACACCACGCCGGACTGCGCCGGGGCCGACGAATCCTTCGAGGTGCTGCGCGCGCTGTCCTTCCTCGCCGGCTTCCATGAGAAGGTGCGGGATACGCCGGACCAGGTCGGCCCCAATGTCCGCGCGAATGTGGAGGAAGGGCTGGGCTACAGCGCGCTCGACGTGTCGCGGGCGATGAAGCTGCAGACGGCGATGTACAGGAGCTGGCAGGGCTTCTTCGAGAAGCACGACGTCGTCCTGGCCCCGGCCGTGACGCTCAGCCCGCGCCCCTGGACCGAGCTCTACCCGGCCGAGATCGACGGCAAGCCGACCCGGACCTATTTCCACTGGCTGGCGCTCGCCTATGCGCCGACCCTGGTCGGGCATCCGGCCATCTCCCTGCCGGTGGGGCTGGACCACAACGGCATGCCCTTCGGCCTGCAGATCGTCGGGCCCCGTGGCGGCGATGCGAAGGTCCTGGCCGTCGCGGCGGCGCTGGAGCGGCTGCTGGCCGGGGACCCGCGCACGGCCCGGCCGGTGCCGGACCTGGCGAAGCTCAAGGCCGCCGCGCCACTGCGGGAGAGCCCGGGTTTCATGGGCTTCGGCTGA
- a CDS encoding Bax inhibitor-1/YccA family protein — MALRPDNRFTTGGSAWTQPLGRASTDAAVLDAGLRAYMLRVYNWMASGLALTGIVAYVIANTALSQAFYTVGRTQSGYLVTQPTLLGWAAILAPLAFVLVLSFGVNRMQKTTVQALFWAFAAAMGASMANLFVIYAGTSIATTFFVTAGMFAAVSLYGYTTNRDLTRMGSFLLMGLIGIIIAGLVNMFVGSTALQFAISVLGVLIFVGLTAYDTQRIKADYIEYAYAEGSDEAAKRSVFDALGLYLNFVNLFQFMLQFMGVRNQSN; from the coding sequence ATGGCACTGCGTCCCGACAACCGCTTCACGACCGGCGGCTCGGCGTGGACCCAGCCTCTGGGGCGGGCGAGCACGGATGCCGCCGTCCTGGATGCCGGGCTCCGCGCCTACATGCTGCGGGTCTATAACTGGATGGCCTCGGGCCTCGCGCTGACCGGCATCGTCGCCTATGTCATCGCGAACACCGCGCTGTCCCAGGCCTTCTACACCGTGGGCCGCACCCAGTCCGGCTACCTCGTCACGCAGCCCACGCTGCTGGGCTGGGCCGCGATCCTGGCGCCGCTGGCCTTCGTGCTGGTGCTGTCCTTCGGCGTGAACCGCATGCAGAAGACGACGGTGCAGGCGCTGTTCTGGGCCTTCGCCGCGGCGATGGGCGCCAGCATGGCGAACCTCTTCGTCATCTACGCGGGCACCTCGATCGCCACGACCTTCTTCGTGACGGCCGGCATGTTCGCGGCGGTCAGCCTCTATGGCTACACCACCAACCGCGACCTGACCCGCATGGGCAGCTTCCTGCTGATGGGCCTGATCGGCATCATCATCGCCGGGCTGGTCAACATGTTCGTCGGCTCCACGGCGCTGCAGTTCGCCATCAGCGTGCTGGGCGTGCTGATCTTCGTAGGCCTGACCGCCTATGACACGCAGCGCATCAAGGCGGACTACATCGAGTACGCCTATGCCGAGGGCAGCGACGAGGCCGCCAAGCGTTCGGTCTTCGACGCGCTGGGCCTCTACCTGAACTTCGTGAACCTGTTCCAGTTCATGCTGCAGTTCATGGGCGTGCGGAACCAGTCCAACTGA
- a CDS encoding CarD family transcriptional regulator: protein MSADPKPEETVAAPAAPEPRAEESQASSVPSGPIRPAPPPKPLGNQGKDFKAGDHVVYPTHGVGQVQGIEEIPVAGTTLKVIVITFEENRMTLKVPMAKAPSSGLRKLASPKVMDEAMATLRGKARIKRTMWSRRAQEYEQKINSGDPIAIAEVVRDLHRNAGQPDQSFSERQIYELALDRLAMEVAARDGTDKIKATAKLMEYLNKADKSADKGE, encoded by the coding sequence ATGAGCGCTGATCCGAAGCCGGAAGAGACCGTGGCCGCCCCTGCCGCCCCCGAGCCCCGTGCCGAGGAAAGCCAGGCCAGTTCCGTCCCCAGCGGCCCGATCCGTCCCGCCCCGCCGCCCAAGCCGCTCGGCAATCAGGGCAAGGACTTCAAGGCGGGCGACCATGTCGTCTATCCGACCCATGGCGTGGGCCAAGTGCAGGGGATCGAGGAGATCCCGGTCGCCGGCACGACCCTGAAGGTGATCGTCATCACCTTCGAGGAGAACCGGATGACGCTGAAGGTGCCGATGGCCAAGGCGCCCTCCTCCGGCCTGCGCAAGCTCGCCTCGCCCAAGGTGATGGACGAGGCCATGGCGACGCTGCGCGGCAAGGCGCGCATCAAGCGCACCATGTGGTCGCGCCGTGCCCAGGAATACGAGCAGAAGATCAACAGCGGCGACCCCATCGCCATCGCCGAGGTGGTGCGCGACCTGCACCGCAATGCCGGCCAGCCGGACCAGTCCTTCTCCGAGCGGCAGATCTACGAGCTGGCGCTGGACCGCCTGGCCATGGAGGTCGCGGCCCGCGACGGCACGGACAAGATCAAGGCGACGGCGAAGCTGATGGAGTACCTGAACAAGGCCGACAAGAGCGCCGACAAGGGGGAGTGA
- the fdxA gene encoding ferredoxin FdxA produces the protein MTYVVTENCIRCKYMDCVEVCPVDCFYVGENFLVIHPDECIDCGVCEPECPAEAILPDSDDRATAWAEINRTYAQQWPNITRKGEAPADAEEWNGKPDKAGLLSPNPGKP, from the coding sequence GTGACCTACGTCGTCACCGAGAACTGCATCCGCTGCAAGTACATGGACTGCGTCGAGGTGTGTCCCGTGGACTGCTTCTACGTCGGCGAGAATTTCCTGGTCATCCATCCGGATGAGTGCATCGACTGCGGCGTCTGCGAACCGGAGTGCCCTGCCGAGGCGATCCTGCCGGACAGCGACGACCGCGCGACCGCCTGGGCCGAGATCAACCGGACCTATGCCCAGCAATGGCCCAACATCACCCGCAAGGGCGAGGCGCCGGCCGATGCGGAGGAATGGAACGGCAAGCCGGACAAGGCCGGCCTGCTGAGCCCCAACCCCGGCAAGCCCTGA
- the ybaK gene encoding Cys-tRNA(Pro) deacylase has translation MSNATPATRFLDKADIAYERRHYDYAPGAERIGLQAAEAIGEPPSRVLKTLLALVDGKPVCVLLPSDREVSMKRLAAGFGGKSAEMMRPAEAERLTGYHVGGISPFGQRRRLPTAIEVAALAEPYVFVNGGQRGLQLRLTPAEVRAALGAMALPLTA, from the coding sequence ATGTCGAACGCCACCCCCGCCACCCGCTTCCTCGACAAGGCCGACATCGCCTACGAGCGCCGGCACTACGACTACGCCCCGGGGGCGGAGCGCATCGGCCTCCAGGCGGCGGAGGCCATCGGCGAGCCGCCATCGCGTGTGCTGAAGACCTTGTTGGCCCTTGTGGATGGCAAACCCGTCTGCGTGCTGCTCCCCTCGGACCGGGAGGTAAGCATGAAGCGCCTCGCCGCCGGTTTCGGCGGGAAATCGGCGGAGATGATGCGGCCCGCGGAGGCGGAACGGCTCACCGGCTACCATGTCGGCGGCATCAGCCCCTTTGGCCAGCGGCGGCGCCTGCCCACGGCGATCGAGGTGGCCGCCCTGGCCGAGCCCTATGTCTTCGTGAATGGTGGCCAGCGCGGCCTGCAACTGCGCCTCACCCCGGCGGAGGTCCGCGCTGCGCTGGGGGCCATGGCCCTGCCCCTCACGGCCTGA
- a CDS encoding RNA-binding S4 domain-containing protein: MNGAGGGPEEGRDWQRLDTWLWCARVAKTRAACSRLVEAGAIRLNRQPVEKAHARLRPGDVLTLALGGPEHGRIQVWRVLTLALRRGPAAEARTLYEELVD; the protein is encoded by the coding sequence TTGAACGGCGCGGGCGGAGGGCCAGAGGAGGGCCGGGACTGGCAGCGGCTGGATACTTGGCTCTGGTGCGCGCGGGTGGCCAAGACCCGCGCCGCCTGTTCCCGGCTGGTCGAGGCCGGCGCCATCCGCCTGAACCGCCAGCCGGTGGAGAAGGCCCATGCCCGGCTGCGGCCCGGGGATGTGCTGACCCTGGCGCTCGGCGGGCCGGAACATGGCCGTATCCAGGTCTGGCGCGTCCTGACCCTTGCCCTGCGCCGTGGCCCCGCGGCCGAAGCCCGGACGCTCTACGAGGAACTCGTGGACTGA
- a CDS encoding helicase-related protein: MFEPRVKAVLGPTNTGKTHLAITRMLAHSSGIIGFPLRLLARENYDRMVAAKGEQHVALITGEEKIIPPEAKWFACTVEAMPLDRKVEFLAVDEIQLCADPDRGHVFTDRLLHARGMVETMFLGAETIRPLLQRLVPRAEIETRPRLSQLTYAGPAKLTRLPPRSAVVAFSAGEVYAIAEAIRRRRGGCAVVMGRLSPRTRNAQVALYQEREVDFLVATDAIGMGLNMDVDHVAFASLTKFDGHRSRELSAQEAAQIAGRAGRGMRDGTFGVTADCPPLSDEIVEKIESHQFEPLQTLAWRNSALDFASPEALLESLAAPPPFAGLAKGNDADDHITLAALVRDEEVRRLANSRSRVSLLWEACQIPDFRKLADETHQNFCARAFKHLAQDGHLPEDWIASGIATCNNIEGDLDTLMARLASIRVWSFVAARNDWFRDASRFQGEAREAEDRVSDALHERLTARFVDRRAAHLMRKLDDGEEELLSAVTRRGEVVVEGHPVGKISGFNFEAATEAGAGEEERKALLRAARRALKEEMPRRVSLLEASNDDAFGLTPLQRVTWTLPGSPPPARRGMRRPRSRGSRPGRARTSHWSSR; the protein is encoded by the coding sequence ATGTTCGAGCCCCGGGTCAAGGCTGTCCTGGGGCCGACCAACACCGGCAAGACGCATCTCGCCATCACGCGGATGCTCGCGCACAGCTCCGGCATCATCGGCTTCCCGCTGCGCCTCCTGGCGCGCGAGAACTACGACCGGATGGTGGCCGCCAAGGGCGAGCAGCACGTCGCCCTGATCACCGGCGAGGAGAAGATCATCCCGCCCGAGGCGAAGTGGTTCGCCTGCACGGTGGAGGCCATGCCGCTCGACCGGAAGGTCGAGTTCCTGGCGGTGGACGAGATCCAGCTCTGCGCCGATCCGGACCGGGGCCATGTCTTCACCGACCGGCTGCTGCATGCCCGCGGCATGGTGGAGACCATGTTCCTCGGCGCCGAGACCATCCGGCCGCTGCTCCAGCGCCTCGTGCCCCGGGCGGAGATCGAGACCCGCCCCCGCCTGTCCCAGCTCACCTATGCCGGCCCGGCCAAGCTCACCCGCCTGCCGCCGCGCTCCGCCGTCGTCGCCTTCTCCGCCGGCGAGGTCTATGCCATCGCCGAGGCCATCCGCCGCCGCCGGGGCGGCTGCGCCGTGGTCATGGGCCGCCTCTCCCCCCGCACCCGCAATGCCCAGGTGGCGCTGTACCAGGAGCGGGAGGTGGATTTCCTGGTGGCCACCGATGCCATCGGCATGGGGCTGAACATGGATGTGGACCATGTCGCCTTCGCCTCGCTCACCAAGTTCGACGGCCACCGCTCGCGCGAGCTGAGCGCCCAGGAGGCCGCCCAGATCGCCGGCCGCGCCGGGCGCGGCATGCGCGACGGCACCTTCGGCGTCACCGCCGACTGCCCGCCCTTGTCGGACGAGATCGTCGAGAAGATCGAGAGCCACCAGTTCGAGCCTCTGCAGACGCTGGCCTGGCGGAACTCCGCGCTCGACTTCGCCTCGCCCGAGGCGCTGCTGGAAAGCCTGGCCGCGCCGCCGCCCTTCGCCGGGCTGGCCAAGGGCAACGACGCGGACGACCACATCACCCTCGCCGCCCTGGTGCGGGACGAGGAGGTCCGCCGCCTCGCCAACAGCCGCTCGCGCGTCAGCCTGCTCTGGGAAGCCTGCCAGATCCCGGATTTCCGCAAGCTGGCCGACGAGACGCACCAGAACTTCTGCGCCCGGGCCTTCAAGCACCTGGCCCAGGACGGGCATCTGCCGGAGGACTGGATCGCCTCCGGCATCGCCACCTGCAACAACATCGAGGGCGACCTCGACACGCTGATGGCCCGTCTCGCCTCGATCCGGGTCTGGAGCTTCGTCGCCGCCCGCAACGACTGGTTCCGCGACGCCAGCCGCTTCCAGGGCGAGGCGCGGGAGGCCGAGGACCGGGTCTCCGACGCGCTGCACGAACGCCTGACCGCCCGTTTCGTGGACCGCCGGGCGGCGCATCTGATGCGCAAGCTGGATGATGGCGAGGAGGAGTTGCTGTCCGCCGTCACCCGCCGGGGCGAGGTGGTGGTCGAGGGCCATCCGGTCGGCAAGATCTCCGGCTTCAACTTCGAGGCCGCGACCGAGGCCGGCGCGGGCGAGGAGGAGCGCAAGGCCCTGCTCCGCGCCGCCCGCCGGGCGCTGAAGGAGGAGATGCCGCGCCGCGTCTCCCTGCTGGAGGCCAGCAACGACGACGCCTTCGGCCTCACCCCGCTGCAGCGCGTCACCTGGACCCTGCCCGGCTCCCCGCCCCCGGCTCGCCGGGGCATGAGGCGGCCGAGGTCGCGCGGCTCAAGGCCGGGCCGAGCCCGGACAAGCCACTGGTCGAGCCGCTGA
- a CDS encoding transporter substrate-binding domain-containing protein, translating into MISRRLMARTGGFAALAAGSGIGASLGVPSAAAQTPPAESGEPTLDRIKRTKKLRFGAVAGATPYYVKDLATGEWKGFYMDLGRALAQELEVELELHETTWGNAVLDLQSNKLDVFFGLNPTPRRALAVDFSVPCFNNAFSFITKKGFTFETWDDLNKPEVRIAVDSGSSQDGAVTRLCPKATISRFKTADEATMAVQTGRAEAQCIVIILALTVKKKVPNLGEIVTPKPVFLTTSNAGFRREPDKTWRDFVNVWIDYNRGLGVVRQAIVSNMRLVGVEESDFPAGLTL; encoded by the coding sequence ATGATCTCACGACGCCTGATGGCCAGGACCGGCGGCTTTGCGGCGCTCGCGGCGGGGTCCGGGATCGGTGCCTCGCTGGGGGTCCCTTCCGCCGCGGCGCAGACGCCCCCGGCCGAGAGCGGCGAGCCGACGCTGGACCGGATCAAGCGCACGAAGAAGCTGCGCTTCGGTGCCGTCGCGGGGGCCACGCCCTATTATGTGAAGGACCTCGCCACGGGGGAGTGGAAGGGGTTCTACATGGATCTCGGCCGCGCCCTGGCGCAGGAGCTGGAGGTGGAACTCGAACTGCACGAGACCACCTGGGGCAATGCGGTGCTTGACCTGCAGAGCAACAAGCTCGACGTCTTCTTCGGTCTGAACCCGACGCCGCGCCGCGCCCTGGCGGTGGATTTCTCGGTGCCCTGCTTCAACAACGCCTTCTCCTTCATCACGAAGAAGGGCTTCACCTTCGAGACCTGGGATGACCTGAACAAGCCGGAGGTCCGCATCGCGGTGGACAGCGGCTCCTCGCAGGATGGCGCGGTCACACGCCTCTGCCCGAAGGCCACCATCTCCCGTTTCAAGACCGCGGACGAGGCCACCATGGCGGTGCAGACAGGCCGGGCCGAGGCCCAGTGCATCGTGATCATCCTGGCCCTGACCGTGAAGAAGAAGGTTCCCAATCTCGGCGAGATCGTCACGCCGAAGCCGGTCTTCCTCACCACCTCCAATGCCGGCTTCCGGCGGGAGCCGGACAAGACCTGGCGCGACTTCGTCAATGTCTGGATCGACTACAACCGTGGCCTGGGCGTGGTGCGGCAGGCGATCGTGTCGAACATGCGGCTGGTCGGCGTCGAGGAATCCGATTTCCCGGCGGGCCTGACGCTCTGA